The Nitrospira sp. genome includes a region encoding these proteins:
- a CDS encoding GldG family protein, protein MNLQSFPLGILGVLLGIGGMIAYSLRPDWLWAVTISEGLALACLVSFFALHFETVKAFSGRRSTKMGLNSFLMIILFTSILVIVNFLASRHSARWDLSENQNFTLAPQTYRVLRTLPRDVKITVFTREKDPGYQAFKERLESYRQASTKLSVEFIDPEKQPKVAQTYGIFRTDTAIFESNGQTIRVTSPSEIELTGALIRISKDSKKRIVFVEGHSELNVEDKDRNGLFIAKEALIRQGYDVGTVSLLKESTVPDNTSVLVLAGPRRSVMKEEQDRIHAYVEKGGHLLLLADPDTQTGLETLLTRWGLGLGPGVLVDLQDRLAQGDLTALLVRTFTEHEITQDLTSAVLLPLSRHITFDEQIGKDWDFVPLARTSSNSWAETNMQGRVVSLSEKEDVKGPLPMAAALSPKKAPEEGKPRPAIVVIGNSTFASNAFFNFPGNSDFFLHTTGWLAEERDLISIAPREPALHPFTPNPTQERALIYIQVILLPLMIFLTGLIVWKKRRRL, encoded by the coding sequence ATGAATCTCCAATCTTTTCCCCTCGGCATTCTGGGAGTCCTGCTCGGCATCGGTGGCATGATCGCCTACAGTCTTCGACCGGACTGGCTATGGGCCGTGACCATATCCGAAGGATTGGCGCTGGCCTGCCTGGTCTCGTTCTTTGCACTCCATTTCGAGACCGTCAAGGCCTTCTCTGGTCGACGCTCAACGAAGATGGGGTTGAACAGCTTTCTGATGATCATACTCTTCACGAGCATTCTGGTGATCGTGAACTTTCTGGCATCACGGCATTCAGCCCGATGGGATCTCTCAGAAAACCAGAACTTCACCCTTGCGCCTCAAACCTATCGAGTGCTTCGGACCCTCCCACGCGACGTCAAGATCACCGTCTTCACACGAGAAAAGGATCCCGGCTATCAGGCCTTCAAAGAACGCTTAGAGAGTTATCGGCAAGCCTCGACCAAGCTGAGTGTGGAATTCATCGATCCGGAAAAGCAGCCGAAGGTGGCCCAGACATACGGCATTTTTCGGACTGACACGGCCATCTTCGAGAGCAACGGACAGACGATCCGCGTAACGTCCCCATCAGAAATCGAACTGACAGGCGCATTGATCCGGATCTCCAAGGACTCGAAAAAGCGGATTGTCTTCGTTGAAGGCCACAGTGAGCTGAATGTCGAGGACAAAGACCGGAATGGTCTGTTCATTGCGAAAGAAGCCTTGATTCGCCAAGGGTATGATGTTGGGACTGTCTCGCTCCTGAAAGAATCAACCGTGCCCGACAATACGTCTGTGTTGGTCCTCGCCGGTCCACGTCGTTCCGTCATGAAGGAGGAGCAGGATCGTATTCACGCGTATGTTGAGAAGGGCGGTCATCTATTGCTGCTGGCTGATCCCGATACACAGACAGGGCTCGAAACGCTGCTGACCCGCTGGGGACTGGGCCTGGGCCCCGGTGTCCTGGTCGATCTTCAAGATCGGTTAGCCCAGGGAGACCTCACCGCACTGCTGGTCAGAACATTTACGGAACATGAGATCACGCAAGACCTCACCTCGGCCGTGCTGTTGCCGCTGTCACGACATATCACCTTCGATGAGCAGATCGGCAAAGACTGGGACTTCGTCCCACTCGCCAGAACCTCGTCCAACAGCTGGGCTGAAACGAACATGCAAGGCCGGGTAGTGAGCCTGAGTGAAAAAGAAGACGTGAAGGGACCTCTTCCTATGGCTGCAGCACTGTCGCCCAAGAAGGCCCCAGAGGAAGGCAAACCTCGCCCCGCCATTGTGGTGATCGGCAACTCGACCTTCGCCTCCAACGCCTTCTTCAATTTCCCAGGCAACAGCGACTTTTTCCTCCATACGACCGGTTGGTTGGCCGAGGAACGAGACTTGATCTCCATTGCACCGAGAGAGCCGGCATTGCACCCCTTCACGCCCAATCCCACGCAGGAACGTGCGTTGATTTACATCCAGGTTATCTTACTGCCGCTCATGATCTTCCTGACCGGCCTCATTGTGTGGAAAAAACGCCGACGATTATGA
- a CDS encoding DUF4340 domain-containing protein: protein MLVMLAGLGGYLYLVEFPAKQQEEKQETAQKQLLPFPETTITGISVTTAQGPIEIKLTEPGKWSIVAPLRTEADTREVQALVRALVTGTVTRTLEDQTTQLVAFGLEPPVTTITVTAGTQQEAISIGDSGPLSNTLYVLRKSDHRILLTSLAPKDLVNKSLMTFRRKELLKFVQNDIERVRLTYPTTEIVIYNMAKDKPKPSWKIRYPIEAEADQNEVRALMFRLEDLKALGIIDPGPERDSIAKTLTTPKVKVTLHTAAGDQSVRLYQSDPQKGEAIAEIGPDAPLYRINPGLIKDLTKDLFNLQDKRLFGLDYTDVAMLSVKTREQEYILINQSGEWALEDQPMEKVTQEVADLLVSRVANLPAEERIMKQSSPLAPYGLLSPAAEFVATAKDGKTTGRLTLGSQSGNLLYATGQRISGLFQVRPDLLTQIPSKSELLGKTASRTTTGR, encoded by the coding sequence ATGCTGGTGATGCTCGCTGGACTGGGCGGCTATCTCTACCTGGTTGAGTTTCCCGCCAAGCAACAGGAAGAAAAACAAGAGACGGCCCAGAAACAACTCTTGCCGTTTCCAGAGACCACCATTACCGGCATCTCCGTTACCACCGCTCAGGGACCGATTGAGATCAAACTGACCGAACCGGGGAAGTGGTCGATCGTGGCTCCACTTCGAACCGAGGCTGATACCCGCGAGGTCCAGGCCCTCGTTCGTGCACTGGTCACAGGAACCGTGACCAGAACCCTGGAAGACCAGACCACGCAGCTGGTGGCGTTCGGCCTCGAACCGCCGGTGACCACTATCACTGTGACAGCCGGCACCCAACAGGAAGCTATTTCAATCGGCGATAGTGGTCCTCTATCCAATACCCTCTATGTCTTGCGGAAGTCGGATCACCGCATCCTCCTGACGAGTCTGGCGCCAAAAGATCTTGTGAACAAGTCCTTGATGACCTTTCGTCGGAAAGAGCTGTTGAAGTTCGTTCAAAATGATATCGAGCGGGTTCGCTTGACCTATCCGACGACTGAAATCGTGATCTACAACATGGCGAAGGACAAACCCAAGCCTTCATGGAAGATTCGGTATCCGATCGAAGCCGAAGCGGATCAGAACGAAGTTCGAGCATTGATGTTCCGCCTGGAAGACTTGAAGGCGCTCGGCATCATTGATCCAGGTCCCGAACGAGACAGCATTGCCAAGACCTTGACGACACCGAAAGTGAAGGTCACCTTGCATACCGCTGCCGGGGACCAATCAGTTCGGCTCTATCAATCGGACCCGCAGAAGGGCGAGGCTATTGCAGAGATTGGACCGGACGCACCGCTCTACCGTATCAATCCGGGACTGATCAAGGACCTGACGAAGGACCTCTTCAATCTTCAAGATAAACGACTCTTCGGCCTCGACTACACAGATGTGGCCATGCTGTCGGTCAAGACGAGGGAGCAAGAGTACATATTGATCAACCAAAGCGGTGAGTGGGCCCTGGAAGACCAGCCTATGGAGAAGGTCACCCAAGAGGTGGCCGATCTGCTCGTCAGCCGGGTAGCTAATCTACCGGCAGAAGAACGGATCATGAAACAATCCTCGCCGCTCGCCCCCTATGGGCTTCTGTCTCCGGCTGCAGAGTTTGTCGCCACCGCGAAAGACGGCAAGACCACGGGAAGACTCACCTTGGGCAGTCAGTCCGGGAATCTCCTCTATGCGACCGGCCAGCGGATCTCCGGTTTGTTTCAAGTGCGCCCTGATCTCCTGACCCAGATTCCCTCTAAATCTGAGCTCCTCGGAAAAACAGCGAGCAGGACAACAACAGGGCGCTAA
- a CDS encoding cadherin-like beta sandwich domain-containing protein, with amino-acid sequence MTYPLIRTARSFTGMALVLLGLSTYGCGDSGTATQPAELGNLSVSAGDLQPTFTPAITSYTVQLPTDVLSTTITATPRVAGDTIRIDNQQVTSQTITLDSPGTEKSINIVVTETGTGGTSKSYTVQVKRASLTGDNSLANLTVSPGILAPEFDKSSVRYTVSVDNNIRSVTLTPTLSDPAATMTVNGQPATSGQARAINLNAGNQVTTITIAVTAQNGSTQSYEVAVSSKPSNNLQGLTISPGTLVPAFRAGGTGYTVNVGNGVGSVTVRPTLADTRATMTVNGQATTSGQSQTITLNQPGSPTIITIFVIVPEVLPKQYSVTVNRAALGGNNNLSALAVTPRPLDSPFNANDLSYTVNVASTVGSVTVRPTLADPAATMTVNGQASTSGQARAITLNGAGSDTSINIVVTAPNSTQKIYTVSVQRAALGGNNNLQSLTVSPGTLSPAFNANTTSYTVDVNSNATNLTVTPQLQDSAASLQVNGQASTSGQARAIPLNGPGSNTIINVVAIAQNGSQKLYSITVNRAVPSSDNNLSALRVRVGNTTQTLSPSFNSDELAYTVNVAAGVTSVSVTATKAASNAVISGDLPNSGQATIQLDGPGTSKVASIIVTAPNGTQKSYAITINRAAPSSDNNLSTLSVSQGSLTPVFAPDTFAYSVDVTSDISSINVAATKADQSAVISGDLPNRGQATIQLDGPGTSRVVSIIVTAANGISKTYAVTINRATAPTPPAKPATAPDLLQADDSCQLIPGTSTCFPPTSNTDNLTNIKRPGFSVSTPGTGEAAKVYIKKTTGEEFPSSSTPAGNTLIFRPNVDLPDGLYDVTYTLSNSVGESDKSPVMTPQLEINTIINN; translated from the coding sequence ATGACATACCCACTCATCCGTACCGCACGATCTTTCACGGGAATGGCTCTGGTCCTCTTGGGATTGAGCACGTACGGCTGTGGAGACTCAGGAACAGCCACGCAACCGGCAGAGCTTGGGAACCTGTCGGTCTCCGCCGGAGACCTACAACCAACTTTTACCCCGGCAATAACGAGTTATACCGTCCAGCTCCCGACCGATGTCTTAAGTACAACCATCACCGCAACCCCTCGAGTAGCCGGCGATACCATCCGGATCGATAATCAGCAAGTCACGAGTCAAACCATTACGCTCGACTCGCCGGGGACAGAGAAATCCATTAACATCGTCGTCACAGAAACAGGCACAGGCGGCACGTCGAAGTCCTACACTGTCCAAGTCAAACGCGCGAGCCTGACCGGAGACAATTCGTTAGCGAACTTGACTGTTTCACCAGGAATCCTTGCGCCCGAATTCGATAAAAGCTCGGTGAGATACACAGTCAGTGTTGACAATAACATCAGAAGCGTCACGCTCACCCCCACTCTCTCAGATCCTGCCGCAACGATGACCGTAAATGGGCAGCCAGCAACCTCTGGTCAAGCACGCGCAATCAATCTCAATGCTGGCAACCAGGTCACGACAATCACGATCGCCGTCACGGCTCAGAATGGAAGCACGCAATCCTATGAGGTTGCCGTAAGTTCTAAACCATCAAACAACTTACAAGGGCTCACTATCTCACCCGGAACCTTAGTCCCTGCGTTCAGAGCAGGCGGCACCGGCTACACGGTGAACGTGGGTAATGGTGTAGGCAGCGTGACGGTACGGCCAACCCTGGCAGATACCAGGGCAACCATGACCGTGAACGGCCAAGCCACCACGTCTGGGCAATCTCAAACCATTACATTAAACCAACCCGGCTCTCCCACAATTATCACCATATTCGTAATCGTTCCGGAGGTGTTACCCAAACAGTATTCGGTGACCGTCAATCGGGCAGCCCTTGGTGGAAACAATAATTTGTCTGCATTAGCCGTAACACCGAGGCCCTTAGACTCCCCCTTCAACGCAAACGATCTCAGCTATACCGTGAATGTGGCCAGCACTGTAGGCAGCGTGACGGTACGGCCTACCCTGGCCGATCCCGCCGCGACCATGACCGTGAATGGACAAGCCTCCACATCGGGACAGGCCCGAGCCATTACCTTGAATGGAGCGGGATCGGATACTTCAATTAATATCGTAGTGACCGCCCCCAATAGCACACAAAAGATCTACACGGTAAGTGTTCAACGTGCAGCCCTCGGTGGCAACAACAATTTGCAGAGCTTGACCGTGTCGCCAGGCACCCTCAGTCCCGCGTTTAATGCAAACACAACAAGCTACACGGTAGATGTAAACAGCAATGCGACCAACCTAACGGTCACACCGCAGCTCCAAGATTCTGCTGCCAGCCTTCAAGTGAATGGACAAGCTTCCACTTCTGGACAAGCTCGGGCCATCCCGTTGAACGGACCAGGCTCGAACACCATTATCAATGTTGTGGCAATCGCACAGAACGGGAGCCAAAAACTTTACTCGATCACCGTCAATCGTGCGGTGCCATCGAGCGATAACAATCTGTCAGCGTTGAGAGTGCGGGTCGGTAACACAACCCAGACCTTGTCTCCATCATTTAACTCGGACGAATTAGCTTATACTGTCAACGTAGCGGCGGGTGTAACCAGTGTCAGTGTGACTGCGACAAAAGCGGCCTCGAACGCCGTGATCTCTGGGGACCTGCCCAATAGCGGACAGGCAACCATTCAGCTAGATGGGCCTGGAACCAGTAAAGTGGCATCAATCATAGTCACCGCCCCAAACGGAACACAGAAATCCTACGCCATCACCATAAACCGAGCAGCGCCATCGAGCGACAACAATCTGTCGACGCTGTCTGTATCGCAAGGCAGCTTGACTCCTGTCTTTGCTCCTGACACATTCGCCTATTCGGTGGATGTGACGAGCGACATCTCAAGCATCAACGTAGCTGCAACGAAAGCAGATCAAAGCGCCGTGATCTCCGGTGACCTGCCCAACAGAGGACAAGCGACCATCCAGCTGGACGGACCAGGTACCAGTAGAGTAGTATCGATCATAGTCACCGCCGCAAATGGAATTTCGAAAACCTATGCCGTCACCATCAACCGAGCAACGGCACCTACCCCGCCGGCTAAACCGGCGACCGCCCCTGACCTGCTACAGGCAGATGACTCTTGCCAACTTATTCCAGGGACGAGTACCTGCTTCCCTCCCACTAGTAATACGGACAACCTGACGAACATCAAGAGACCAGGATTCAGTGTCTCAACGCCAGGCACAGGGGAGGCCGCAAAGGTTTACATAAAGAAAACAACAGGGGAAGAATTCCCTTCATCCTCTACTCCGGCTGGCAACACCCTTATCTTCAGACCGAATGTGGATTTACCTGATGGCCTCTACGACGTTACCTATACATTAAGTAACTCAGTCGGCGAGTCGGACAAGAGTCCGGTCATGACGCCACAATTGGAAATCAACACCATAATCAATAACTAG